Proteins encoded by one window of Nicotiana tabacum cultivar K326 chromosome 10, ASM71507v2, whole genome shotgun sequence:
- the LOC107780336 gene encoding uncharacterized protein LOC107780336 translates to MRKHLSSSVAPPPSPIPTGRGSRSAVDSILGEYIDQSIHVPHLTLPKNTHRWVPDEIYYPSLLLRENDAMNRLLSSAAEFGVVRIIGHGISSEALRTMLTENEWLFRLSRGKYGNYDKFVWDWSDNTMVQKAKVAIGEQNFLFFRQQLEEVLKKLKGIAKEVDEIIRMSNTSDESWKKIEAEEVKMYIYRCTKNQSSSMDQTWLPPHNATLEDSFKYALNLYLPLEPLEFSVHSKRGRLPFKTSPHTIIVTLGHQLEEWSDGKFRSADGEVALKPNLHIDQALLSLELKWSFTNLNDDVYKTEKRITLSDQVLILVILILVYRMFLFMYTNN, encoded by the exons ATGAGAAAACATTTGTCCTCGTCCGTAGCACCACCACCTTCTCCGATTCCCACAGGCAGAGGGTCACGTTCGGCTGTCGACTCAATCTTGGGAGAGTACATTGATCAATCAATCCACGTTCCTCACTTGACTCTCCCGAAAAATACACATCGTTGGGTGCCTGATGAAATCTATTATCCGTCACTTTTGCTGAGGGAAAATGATGCAATGAATAGGTTGTTGAGCTCTGCTGCTGAATTCGGAGTGGTGAGGATTATTGGTCACGGCATATCTAGTGAAGCGTTAAGAACAATGCTGACTGAGAATGAATGGTTGTTTAGATTATCAAGAGGAAAGTATGGTAATTATGATAAGTTCGTTTGGGATTGGTCTGATAACACGATGGTACAAAAGGCCAAGGTTGCCATAGGGGAGcaaaattttctatttttccG GCAACAGTTGGAAGAGGTATTGAAGAAACTAAAAGGAATAGCAAAAGAAGTGGATGAAATAATCAGAATGAGTAACACTAGTGATGAATCTTGGAAGAAAATTGAAGCAGAAGAAGTAAAGATGTACATATACAGATGCACAAAGAACCAATCGAGTAGCATGGACCAAACATGGCTTCCGCCCCACAATGCAACACTTGAAGATTCATTTAAGTATGCTTTGAACCTTTATCTCCCACTAGAACCACTTGAATTCTCTGTGCATTCAAAACGTGGTCGATTGCCGTTTAAGACCAGCCCACACACAATCATTGTCACTCTTGGACATCAACTTGAG GAATGGAGTGATGGGAAATTCAGGTCAGCGGATGGAGAAGTAGCATTGAAACCAAATCTTCACATAGATCAAGCATTATTATCCTTGGAGCTCAAGTGGTCATTCACTAATTTGAATGATGACGTCTATAAAACAGAAAAGAGAATTACCCTATCTGATCAGGTTTTAATTTTAGTTATATTAATCTTAGTATACAGAATGTTTCTGTTTATGtacacaaataattaa